A single window of Drosophila suzukii chromosome 3, CBGP_Dsuzu_IsoJpt1.0, whole genome shotgun sequence DNA harbors:
- the LOC108015463 gene encoding uncharacterized protein, with the protein MQNPICEPFTSWPMKFDINQLVKEFQPEEKGGVVDEDKSPRDFVNLPDNNWVVLPSFKYQFEHLTPYLSTRLNKYMRCRFRRFLDNVPSNYVTISLYGSNISNMPKPRRKSLNGQFYGVDNKLAPVPAVADPRSPPHRK; encoded by the exons ATGCAGAACCCCATTTGCGAGCCGTTCACAAGTTGGCCAATGAAGTTCGACATTAACCAACTGGTAAAAGAGTTCCAACCGGAGGAGAAGGGGGGCGTGGTGGACGAGGATAAGTCGCCACGGGACTTTGTCAATCTTCCCGACAACAATTGGGTGGTCCTGCCCAGTTTTAAGTACCAGTTTGAGCATCTAACTCCCTATCTATCCACTCGTCTGAACAAATATATGAGATGTCGCTTCCGGAGGTTTCTGGACAATGTTCCGAGCAACTACGTAACAATCTCCCTGTACGGCTCCAATATTAGCAA CATGCCCAAGCCAAGACGAAAGAGTTTGAATGGTCAGTTTTACGGAGTAGATAACAAACTGGCCCCAGTTCCTGCTGTTGCCGATCCCCGATCTCCCCCGCATCGAAAATAA
- the Tace gene encoding ADAM 17-like protease, whose protein sequence is MFTKCISCCSLAILSVFFACLLIENCVALQKTLRHYEIFHKDDVVHRVVKRGAKHSANPFNTIKEVEFTTLGKNFRLILHPHRDVLHSKFRAYAVDADGNETVVHMDHDSFYSGRVFGELESSVRAHIEDGTMTMSIHLPEETYHIEPSWRHLPEAKKDTMVAYKASDVKVHKNEAGASPKTCGYIKEGLELEDKEEHGDTLDNELHTREKRQSDQYEYTPTKTRCPLLLVADYRFFQEMGGGNTKTTINYLISLIDRVHKIYNDTVWQDRSDQEGFKGMGFVIKKIVVHSEPTRLRGGEAHYNMIREKWDVRNLLEVFSREYSHKDFCLAHLFTDLKFEGGILGLAYVGSPRRNSVGGICTPEYFKNGYTLYLNSGLSSSRNHYGQRVITREADLVTAHEFGHNWGSEHDPDIPECSPSASQGGSFLMYTYSVSGYDVNNKKFSPCSLRSIRKVLQAKSGRCFSEPEESFCGNLRVEGDEQCDAGLLGTEDNDSCCDKNCKLRRNQGAMCSDKNSPCCQNCQFMASGMKCREAQYATCEQEARCTGAHAECPKSPAMADGTTCQERGQCRNGKCVPYCETQGLQSCMCDIIADACKRCCRMSINETCFPVEPPDVLPDGTPCITGFCNKGVCEKTIQDVVERFWDIIEEINVAKTLRFLKDNIVMAVVLVTAVFWIPISCVISYFDRKKLRHEMKLIEWSQKLDLIHPSDERRRVIHIRVPRQKISVARACN, encoded by the exons ATGTTTACAAAATGCATTAGTTGCTGTTCCCTCGCTATATTATCAGTTTTCTTCGCCTGCCTTCTAATCGAGAATTGCG TGGCCCTGCAAAAGACGCTGCGGCACTACGAGATTTTCCACAAGGACGATGTGGTGCACAGGGTGGTTAAAAGGGGGGCCAAGCACAGCGCGAATCCTTTCAACACCATCAAGGAGGTGGAGTTCACCACGCTGGGCAAGAACTTCCGACTGATCCTCCATCCGCACAGGGATGTCCTGCACAGCAAATTCAGGGCCTATGCGGTGGATGCGGATGGCAATGAAACGGTGGTCCACATGG ATCACGATAGCTTTTACTCGGGTCGGGTGTTTGGCGAACTGGAGTCCTCCGTGAGGGCTCACATCGAGGACGGCACCATGACCATGTCCATCCATTTGCCCGAGGAAACCTATCACATCGAGCCCTCCTGGCGACACCTACCCGAAGCCAAGAAGGACACCATGGTGGCCTACAAGGCCTCGGATGTGAAGGTCCACAAAAACGAGGCGGGTGCCAGTCCCAAAACTTGTGGCTACATTAAGGAGGGTCTCGAACTGGAGGACAAGGAGGAGCACGGGGACACCCTAGACAATGAGCTACATACGAGGGAGAAGCGTCAATCGGATCAGTATGAATACACGCCCACCAAGACCCGATGTCCTTTGCTCCTGGTGGCCGACTATCGATTCTTTCAGGAAATGGGCGGAGGCAACACCAAGACCACCATTAACTACTTG ATAAGCCTCATAGACCGGGTGCACAAGATCTACAACGACACTGTGTGGCAGGATCGTTCGGATCAGGAGGGATTCAAGGGGATGGGCTTCGTGATCAAGAAGATTGTGGTCCACTCTGAGCCCACGAGGTTGCGAGGCGGCGAAGCCCACTACAATATGATCCGCGAGAAGTGGGATGTGCGCAATCTGCTGGAG GTCTTCTCCCGGGAGTACAGCCACAAAGACTTTTGCCTAGCCCATCTCTTTACCGATCTCAAGTTCGAAGGCGGCATTTTGGGCCTGGCCTACGTGGGCTCCCCGCGGCGCAACTCCGTGGGCGGCATTTGCACTCCAG AATACTTCAAAAACGGTTACACCCTGTATTTGAACTCGGGTCTGAGCAGCTCCCGCAATCACTACGGCCAGCGGGTCATCACCAGGGAGGCGGATCTGGTCACTGCCCATGAGTTTGGACACAATTGGGGGTCAGAGCATGATCCCGACATTCCAGAGTGCTCACCCAGTGCCTCACAGGGCGGCAGTTTCCTCATGTACACGTACTCCGTCAGTGGCTACGATGTGAACAATAAG AAATTCTCTCCCTGCTCCCTGCGTTCCATCCGTAAAGTGCTGCAGGCCAAGTCTGGGAGGTGCTTCTCCGAGCCAGAAGAGTCCTTCTGCGGCAATCTGCGCGTCGAGGGCGATGAACAGTGCGACGCTGGACTCCTGGGCACCGAGGACAACGACTCGTGCTGCGACAAGAACTGCAAGTTACGCCGGAACCAGGGAGCCATGTGCAGCGACAAGAACTCGCCGTGCTGCCAGAACTGCCAATTCATGGCCTCCGGGATGAAGTGCCGCGAGGCCCAGTACGCCACCTGCGAGCAGGAGGCACGCTGCACAGGCGCCCATGCCGAGTGTCCCAAGTCGCCGGCCATGGCAGATGGCACCACCTGCCAGGAACGCGGTCAGTGCCGGAATGGCAAGTGCGTGCCGTACTGCGAGACCCAGGGTCTGCAGAGCTGCATGTGTGACATCATCGCGGATGCCTGCAAGCGCTGCTGTCGCATGAGCATCAATGAGACCTGCTTCCCGGTGGAGCCACCTGATGTCCTCCCCGATGGCACTCCCTGCATCACTGGCTTCTGTAATAAG GGAGTCTGCGAGAAGACCATTCAGGATGTGGTGGAGCGCTTCTGGGACATCATCGAGGAGATAAATGTGGCCAAAACCCTACGGTTTCTCAAGGACAACATTGTCA TGGCCGTTGTCCTGGTCACCGCAGTCTTTTGGATACCCATCAGTTGCGTCATTTCTTACTTCGATCGCAAGAAGCTACGCCACGAGATGAAGCTGATTGAATGGAGCCAGAAGTTGGACCTTATACATCCCAGTGATGAGAGGCGTCGGGTGATTCACATACG TGTGCCGCGCCAGAAGATTTCGGTTGCTCGAGCCTGTAACTAG
- the LOC108015515 gene encoding succinyl-CoA:acetate/propanoyl-CoA:succinate CoA transferase produces MSKQLARHVGQLNNLLKTATTASTVSAQNNYFTYVKELSHPIAREPPIVKPEEAVACIKSGDTVFAGGAASTPVALLNAMAKHGKENKLECVTVCHMHTEGPGEYAKPEYKDIFRSNSFFMGANVRKAVAEGRGDNVPIFLHEIPQLFYKKIVKPDVSFIHVSPPDNHGYCSLGTSVDCVRAALLHSKLIVAQINPKMPRTFGDAIIHKSHFDYAIEVNDDLPQHGTGEISAVEKKIGKLIAENLVKDGATLQMGIGSIPDAVLAALHNHKDLGIHSEMFANGVVELVQKGCVTNSKKKMHQGRIVGSFLIGDKALYDFVDNNPFIEMLSIDYVNNTSIVKQQPRMTAINSCIEVDLTGQVCSDSIGNRFYSGFGGQVDFIRGAAEGIDGLGVPIIAMPSTTNKGESKISPTLKPGAGVVTSRAHVHYVVTEHGIASLFGKNVRQRMYELIQIADPKHRESLEKQAFERIKVMPSPN; encoded by the exons ATGAGCAAGCAACTGGCGCGCCATGTGGGTCAGCTGAACAACCTCCTGAAAACGGCGACTACGGCATCCACGGTTTCCGCCCAAAACAACTACTTCACCTATGTCAAGGAACTGTCGCATCCCATCGCCCGGGAGCCTCCAATCGTAAAGCCGGAAGAGGCCGTGGCATGCATCAAATCGG GTGACACGGTCTTCGCTGGCGGAGCCGCCTCCACCCCCGTGGCTCTCCTGAACGCGATGGCCAAGCACGGCAAGGAGAACAAGCTGGAGTGCGTGACTGTGTGCCACATGCACACAGAGGGTCCTGGGGAGTACGCCAAGCCGGAGTACAAGGACATCTTCCGCTCGAACTCCTTCTTCATGGGCGCCAATGTGCGCAAGGCGGTGGCCGAGGGACGTGGCGACAACGTGCCGATCTTCCTGCACGAGATCCCGCAGCTGTTCTACAAGAAGATCGTGAAGCCCGATGTGTCCTTCATCCACGTCTCGCCGCCGGATAACCACGGCTACTGCTCCCTGGGGACCAGCGTCGATTGTGTGCGAGCTGCTCTGCTGCACTCGAAGCTCATTGTTG CTCAAATCAACCCCAAGATGCCGCGCACCTTCGGCGATGCCATCATCCACAAGTCGCATTTCGACTACGCCATCGAGGTGAACGATGATCTGCCTCAGCACGGAACTGGCGAGATCTCCGCCGTGGAGAAGAAGATCGGCAAGCTGATTGCCGAGAACCTGGTCAAGGATGGCGCCACCCTGCAGATGGGCATTGGCAGCATCCCCGATGCCGTTCTCGCCGCCCTGCACAACCACAAGGATCTGGGCATCCACTCCGAGATGTTCGCCAACGGCGTCGTCGAGCTGGTGCAGAAGGGATGTGTCACCAACAGCAAGAAGAAGATGCACCAGGGCAGGATCGTGGGCTCCTTCTTAATCGGCGACAAGGCTCTGTATGACTTTGTCGACAACAACCCCTTCATCG AGATGTTGTCCATCGACTATGTGAACAACACCAGCATTGTGAAGCAGCAGCCCCGCATGACTGCCATTAACAGCTGCATTGAGGTGGACCTGACTGGTCAGGTTTGCTCCGACTCGATCGGCAACCGTTTCTACTCCGGATTCGGCGGACAGGTGGACTTCATCCGTGGAGCGGCGGAGGGTATCGACGGACTGGGAGTGCCCATCATTGCCATGCCATCGACCACCAACAAGGGCGAGAGCAAGATTTCGCCCACGCTGAAGCCTG GCGCTGGCGTCGTCACCTCGCGTGCCCACGTTCACTACGTCGTCACGGAGCACGGAATTGCCTCGCTTTTCGGCAAGAACGTCCGCCAGAGGATGTACGAACTCATCCAGATCGCCGATCCCAAACATCGCGAGTCCCTGGAGAAACAGGCCTTCGAACGCATCAAGGTCatgccatcgccgaactaa
- the Nlp gene encoding nucleoplasmin-like protein: MAEESFYGVTLTAESDSVTWDVDEDYGRGQKLVIKQILLGAEAKENEFNVVEVNTLKDSVQIPIAVLKAGETRAVNPDVEFYESKVTFKLIKGSGPVYIHGHNIKDDVEVVDMEEDDEEDDVAEDEEDEHPKKRAKIENAADGKNAKNNKKK, encoded by the exons ATGGCTGAGGAATCATTCTACG GAGTCACCTTGACCGCCGAGAGCGATAGCGTCACGTGGGATGTGGACGAGGACTACGGTCGCGGCCAGAAGCTGGTCATCAAACAGATCCTCCTGGGCGCCGAGGCCAAGGAGAACGAGTTCAACGTGGTCGAG GTCAATACACTGAAAGACTCCGTGCAAATCCCGATCGCTGTGTTGAAAGCCGGAGAGACGCGCGCCGTCAATCCCGACGTGGAGTTCTACGAGTCCAAGGTGACGTTCAAGCTGATCAAGGGCAGCGGACCCGTTTACATCCACGGGCACAACATCAAGGACGATGTCGAAGTGGTCGACATGGAGGAGGATGATGAAGAGGACGACGTCGCCGAGGACGAGGAGGACGAGCACCCAAAGAAACGGGCCAAGATCGAGAACGCCGCCGATGGTAAAAATGCCAAGAACAACAAGAAGAAGTAA
- the LOC108015459 gene encoding uncharacterized protein, producing the protein MEWTREKTLLLIGEYRSRRGLWDMTCDDYRKKDVKQRLLNEVSQVLGGNIPINELEKKFHTLRTQYHREISRMKRKEPYNSKWFGFKNLVFLSSPYACRSTKGRLKTDLQADERKFALGEVTADHNSDSSTNPANHNSNTNASMNEEYLRKSHASSRAQELEKLIEETTKDVDDIDEPDLEEGEVKPKQPKEMSVRFVNLSDPDETEPLENHHQTLMDLHHHQGNTVEAVSFQANESGELHYQSTPAQNTGNNNSVHVMPTRIIKIQRRDTAGGQEESYFEEHTQLHPPPVKRVYYEASPASHSTTSILSPALETNANGQTSNVLTNSPGITMSNLRLPKVNTPPKPPQAQAIPSPPPPTIVSLPPARDEFATYGEYVANEMRAISNREVLVALKHRINTAIFEANMAEIAPK; encoded by the coding sequence ATGGAGTGGACGCGCGAAAAGACCCTGCTGCTGATCGGCGAGTACCGCAGCCGACGCGGGCTGTGGGACATGACTTGCGACGACTACCGGAAGAAGGACGTCAAGCAGCGGCTCTTGAACGAAGTCAGCCAGGTGCTGGGCGGGAATATACCCATTAACGAGCTGGAGAAGAAGTTCCACACGCTGCGCACGCAGTACCACCGCGAGATCAGTCGCATGAAACGCAAGGAGCCCTACAACTCCAAGTGGTTTGGCTTTAAGAACCTGGTGTTCCTCAGCTCCCCCTACGCCTGCCGCTCCACCAAAGGTCGCCTGAAGACGGACCTTCAGGCTGACGAGCGCAAGTTTGCCCTGGGCGAGGTAACCGCCGATCACAACAGCGACAGCAGCACAAATCCGGCGAACCACAACAGTAATACGAACGCCAGCATGAACGAGGAGTACCTGCGCAAGAGCCACGCCAGCAGTCGGGCCCAGGAGCTGGAGAAACTCATTGAGGAGACAACCAAAGACGTGGACGATATCGATGAGCCGGATTTGGAGGAGGGGGAGGTCAAGCCCAAACAGCCCAAGGAGATGAGCGTGCGCTTCGTAAATCTCAGCGACCCGGACGAGACTGAGCCGCTGGAAAACCACCACCAGACGCTGATGGACCTGCACCACCACCAGGGCAACACCGTGGAGGCCGTCAGCTTTCAGGCCAACGAGAGCGGCGAGCTGCACTACCAGTCCACTCCAGCCCAGAACACAGGCAACAACAACTCGGTGCACGTTATGCCCACGCGAATCATCAAGATTCAGCGCCGGGACACGGCTGGTGGGCAAGAGGAAAGCTACTTCGAAGAGCACACGCAGCTGCATCCGCCGCCGGTGAAGCGCGTGTACTACGAAGCCAGTCCAGCATCGCACAGCACCACCTCCATTCTTTCCCCGGCACTGGAGACCAATGCCAATGGCCAGACAAGCAATGTGCTTACCAACTCCCCCGGGATCACGATGAGCAACCTGCGCCTGCCCAAGGTGAACACGCCGCCCAAACCTCCCCAGGCCCAAGCCATCCCCAGTCCGCCTCCGCCCACCATTGTCAGCCTGCCGCCGGCGCGCGATGAGTTCGCCACGTACGGAGAGTATGTGGCCAACGAAATGCGCGCCATCAGCAACCGGGAGGTGCTCGTCGCCCTCAAGCATCGCATAAACACGGCCATCTTCGAGGCCAACATGGCCGAAATAGCCCCGAAATAG
- the LOC108015514 gene encoding sodium-independent sulfate anion transporter — MCDSEDDLYRERMPNVCGAVGSKARSCCSMRSVYKYLPVTVWLPKYQLSFLAMDLVAGLTVGLTAVPQAIAYGAVANLPPAYGLYSAFMGGFVYILLGTCKDITVGPTAIMALMVRPYVDGNPAYAVLLCFLSGCVITIMGLLNLGVLMRFISVPVTTGFTMAAALTIATGQVNSLFGISSSANGFLDCWIYFFGHITQTRRNDAILGCCTLILLLLMRQLKDLPFGIKSVWKYISLARNAVAVLIGILLCYLLKSDGKLPFLVSGSITPGLPPFKPPPFHTEDSETGEVINFGGMVSNIGSALVSIPLLSILESIAVAKAFSKGKIVDASQEMIALGVSNILSSFFSSMPITGSFTRTAINNASGVRTPLGGAVTGAIVIMTLAFLTSTFAYIPKATLAAIIIAAMFFMVEYETIGEIWRAKKRDMLPFLVTVLTCVFWTLEYGMVVGIVFNALFLLYKSMKPQFNLQTQKFNGLEVTMADLKGSVDYAAAEYLKISIVSHVTGRNDEGGAPTTLVVIKGHEIASIDTTVALNLKSLREDLALLQCDMICWNWSIPAAGVICRMDRKLRSMFKYSKSFPDLMQTIADGEAAVSCIAVDLSQ; from the exons ATGTGCGATAGTGAAG ATGATCTCTACAGGGAGCGCATGCCAAATGTCTGTGGGGCAGTGGGCTCCAAGGCGCGGAGCTGCTGCAGCATGCGCTCTGTCTACAAATACCTGCCAGTCACCGTTTGGCTGCCCAAATACCAGTTGAGCTTCCTGGCTATGGATCTGGTGGCGGGACTCACGGTGGGTCTTACGGCCGTACCACAAGCCATAGCCTACGGAGCTGTGGCCAATCTGCCACCAGCCTACGGACTCTACTCGGCGTTTATGGGCGGATTTGTGTATATACTGTTAGGAACCTGCAAGGACATCACAGTTG GACCCACGGCCATCATGGCGCTAATGGTGCGACCCTATGTGGATGGCAATCCAGCGTATGCGGTGCTCCTGTGCTTCCTGTCCGGCTGCGTCATCACCATAATGGGTTTGCTCAATCTCGGAGTGCTAATGCGATTTATTTCGGTGCCGGTGACAACGGGTTTCACGATGGCAGCAGCCTTAACCATTGCCACGGGACAGGTTAATAGTCTCTTTGGAATTAGCAGTAGTGCCAATGGCTTCCTCGACTGCTGGATATACTTCTTCGGCCACATAACGCAGACACGTCGAAATGATGCCATCTTGGGCTGCTGCACACTGATTCTCCTGCTGCTCATGAGG CAACTCAAAGACCTGCCTTTTGGTATCAAGAGCGTGTGGAAGTATATTTCCCTGGCTCGCAATGCTGTGGCCGTGCTAATTGGAATCCTGCTGTGCTACCTCTTGAAAAGTGACGGCAAACTTCCCTTCCTAGTCAGTGGCAGCATCACTCCTGGTTTGCCGCCCTTTAAGCCACCTCCTTTCCACACCGAAGACTCGGAGACGGGAGAGGTCATCAACTTTGGTGGCATGGTTTCGAATATTGGATCTGCCCTGGTGTCTATTCCACTGCTGTCCATATTGGAGAGCATAGCTGTGGCCAAGGCCTTCT CTAAGGGTAAGATAGTAGACGCCTCGCAGGAGATGATTGCCTTAGGCGTGAGCAACATCCTCAGCAGTTTCTTCTCCTCCATGCCGATCACTGGATCCTTTACAAGGACGGCCATCAACAATGCCAGTGGAGTGAGGACCCCGCTGGGAGGAGCTGTTACCGGCGCTATTGTTATCATGACCCTGGCGTTCCTTACATCCACATTTGCCTATATTCCCAAGGCGACTTTGGCTGCCATCATCATAGCAGCCATGTTCTTTATGGTGGAGTACGAGACCATTGGCGAGATTTGGCGGGCAAAAA AGCGTGATATGCTGCCTTTTCTGGTCACCGTGCTGACCTGCGTCTTCTGGACCTTGGAGTACGGCATGGTGGTGGGCATTGTCTTCAATGCACTTTTCCTGCTCTACAAGAGCATGAAGCCGCAGTTTAACTTGCAGACCCAGAAG TTCAATGGCCTCGAGGTGACCATGGCCGATCTCAAGGGCAGTGTGGATTACGCCGCAGCCGAGTACTTGAAGATTTCAATTGTGTCGCACGTGACGGGTAGGAACGACGAGGGAGGTGCCCCCACCACACTGGTGGTCATTAAGGGGCACGAGATCGCGTCAATTGACACGACAGTGGCTTTG AACCTCAAATCGCTGCGCGAAGATCTCGCCCTGCTGCAGTGCGACATGATCTGCTGGAACTGGAGTATTCCGGCGGCGGGAGTGATTTGCCGGATGGATAGGAAGCTGCGCAGTATGTTCAAGTACTCGAAAAGCTTTCCCGACCTAATGCAAACAATTGCGGATGGCGAGGCAGCCGTTTCGTGTATTGCCGTTGACTTGAGTCAATAA
- the Nph gene encoding nucleoplasmin-like protein produces MESESFYGVTLSEKEPIAQFDVPDIPEEYIVHSHKLIIKQISLGPEAKSGEFNVVQAETNINDDGEKKTVKIPIAVLKVGETRSLRPNVEFPNGSVTFKLVQGTGPVYVCGKAEMNFGEFDDGQIYEEYSDEEDDSELELDDEAAPQTNGKSKQKK; encoded by the exons ATGGAGTCCGAGTCGTTTTATG GTGTTACACTCAGCGAGAAGGAGCCCATCGCACAGTTCGACGTGCCGGATATACCGGAGGAATACATCGTCCACTCCCACAAGCTCATCATCAAACAGATTTCCCTCGGGCCCGAGGCAAAGTCCGGCGAATTCAACGTTGTACAG GCGGAGACAAACATAAACGACGATGGCGAGAAGAAGACGGTGAAGATTCCCATTGCCGTACTGAAGGTCGGCGAGACCCGTAGCTTAAGGCCAAATGTCGAGTTCCCCAACGGATCAGTGACTTTCAAACTGGTGCAGGGCACTGGACCCGTCTACGTCTGTGGCAAG GCGGAGATGAACTTTGGCGAGTTCGACGACGGTCAAATTTACGAGGAGTATTCTGATGAGGAGGATGATAGCGAACTGGAATTGGATGACGAGGCTGCCCCACAGACGAACGGCAAGAGCAAACAGAAGAAGTAG